One segment of Roseobacter litoralis Och 149 DNA contains the following:
- a CDS encoding rhomboid family intramembrane serine protease — protein sequence MQLSDLGLVQPERLRGMAYEYGGFWPGLLKDWNPNYTLQSYAMFVTYGFLHGGLIHLIVNMITLWSLGAAVILRVGLRGFSILYIASIFGGGAGYAVLAAGLQPMVGASGALFGLAGGLLAWMYVDRFTFQQGLLPVAQAVALLIALNMTMWWAMSGQLAWQTHFGGFVTGWITAMLIDPRPLYPEDKGGA from the coding sequence TTGCAACTCAGCGACCTCGGTCTGGTTCAGCCAGAGCGACTACGGGGGATGGCTTATGAATACGGCGGCTTCTGGCCCGGCCTGCTTAAGGATTGGAACCCGAACTACACTCTCCAGTCCTATGCGATGTTCGTCACCTACGGGTTTCTGCATGGAGGGCTGATCCACCTGATCGTCAATATGATAACGCTGTGGTCGCTGGGGGCGGCGGTCATCTTGCGAGTCGGCTTGCGCGGTTTTTCCATCCTCTACATCGCTTCGATTTTTGGTGGTGGGGCGGGCTATGCTGTCCTTGCTGCAGGGCTGCAACCAATGGTCGGCGCGTCAGGGGCCCTCTTTGGGCTCGCCGGGGGACTGCTGGCATGGATGTATGTGGATCGTTTCACGTTTCAGCAGGGCCTGCTGCCCGTCGCACAGGCCGTCGCGCTCCTGATCGCCCTCAACATGACCATGTGGTGGGCGATGAGTGGTCAGTTGGCTTGGCAAACCCACTTTGGCGGCTTTGTCACAGGCTGGATCACCG